A single genomic interval of Chrysemys picta bellii isolate R12L10 chromosome 8, ASM1138683v2, whole genome shotgun sequence harbors:
- the GADD45A gene encoding growth arrest and DNA damage-inducible protein GADD45 alpha has product MTLEELPGEQQAMGRMETPGSALEELLSKALNQRRVTVGVYEAAKLLNVDPDNVVLCLLAADEEDDRDVALQIHFTLIQAFCCENDINILRVSNPGRLAELLLLGASGGAEQPADLHCVLVTNPHASQWKDPALSQLICFCQENRYKDQWVPVINLPER; this is encoded by the exons ATGACTTTGGAGGAGCTGCCTGGAGAGCAGCAGGCGATGGGCAG GATGGAGACGCCGGGGAGCGCGCTGGAGGAACTTCTCAGCAAAGCCCTGAATCAGAGGCGCGTCACCGTCGGGGTCTACGAGGCTGCCAAGCTGCTCAACGT GGATCCGGATAATGTGGTGCTTTGTTTGCTAGCGGCAGATGAGGAGGATGATCGGGATGTTGCTTTGCAAATCCACTTCACCCTGATCCAGGCTTTCTGCTGTGAGAATGACATTAACATTCTGCGAGTGAGCAACCCAGGCCGACTGGCTGAGCTGCTGCTTCTGGGGGCAAGTGGGGGAGCTGAGCAGCCTGCAGACCTGCACTGTGTGCTTGTCACA AATCCCCATGCATCTCAATGGAAGGATCCAGCACTGAGTCAGCTGATTTGCTTTTGCCAGGAAAATCGCTACAAGGATCAGTGGGTCCCAGTGATTAATCTCCCTGAGCGATGA
- the GNG12 gene encoding guanine nucleotide-binding protein G(I)/G(S)/G(O) subunit gamma-12, translated as MTSKTTSTTNNIAQARRTVQQLRIEASIERIKVSKASADLMCYCEEHARKDPLLMGIPASENPFKDKKTCIIL; from the exons ATGACTAGCAAAACAACTAGCACAACAAACAATATAGCTCAGGCACGAAGAACTGTACAGCAGTTAAGAATAGAAGCTTCTATCGAAAGAATAAAG GTGTCAAAAGCATCAGCAGATCTCATGTGCTACTGTGAAGAACATGCCAGGAAAGATCCTTTACTAATGGGCATACCTGCTTCTGAAAACCCTTTCAAGGATAAAAAAACATGCATTATATTGTAG